In Leptospira kanakyensis, a genomic segment contains:
- a CDS encoding MbnP family copper-binding protein has translation MNIFKKFFIFLSILGVVSCDPNSKSDDNQTLALLALAMPQPVNLNFEALANGQPLVTGSNITADSRTVQFRDFRLYISEVKLVKADGSTVDVSLSTDNVWQSNGVALVDLETTRTTETNSKVTGTVAAGSYTGIQYTVGVPEALNHLDSTNQKSPLNIGLMYWSWTGGYKHSNIEFTYDGTNWTSLHLGSTTCSGAPNYGNCTKKFRASIQLTGQFNSGNQKISLDVDKLLNGHTYGAMGMCMPGDGSAACLPLIRAFGLNETNGAADGTYTQRIFSLK, from the coding sequence ATGAACATATTTAAGAAGTTTTTTATTTTTCTTTCAATACTCGGGGTGGTTTCCTGTGATCCGAATTCCAAATCAGACGACAACCAAACCTTGGCATTGTTGGCTCTGGCGATGCCACAACCTGTGAATCTCAACTTTGAGGCATTGGCGAATGGCCAACCCCTAGTCACTGGTTCGAATATTACAGCTGATAGTAGAACTGTTCAGTTTCGTGACTTTCGATTGTATATTTCGGAAGTGAAACTAGTAAAAGCTGATGGATCAACCGTAGATGTATCCTTGTCTACTGACAATGTTTGGCAATCCAATGGAGTGGCTCTTGTGGATTTAGAAACAACAAGAACAACCGAAACAAACAGTAAAGTAACCGGTACTGTTGCGGCGGGAAGTTATACTGGCATTCAATATACAGTCGGCGTTCCGGAAGCATTAAATCATTTAGATAGTACGAATCAAAAGTCTCCTTTGAATATTGGTCTTATGTATTGGTCTTGGACAGGTGGATACAAACATTCAAATATCGAGTTTACTTATGATGGTACAAATTGGACTAGTTTGCATTTAGGATCTACTACTTGTAGTGGAGCACCAAACTATGGAAATTGTACGAAAAAATTTCGTGCTTCCATTCAACTGACTGGCCAGTTCAATTCTGGGAATCAAAAGATATCTCTTGATGTAGACAAATTACTCAATGGACATACATACGGAGCAATGGGTATGTGTATGCCTGGGGATGGTTCTGCAGCCTGTTTGCCTTTGATCCGTGCCTTTGGATTGAATGAAACGAATGGTGCTGCCGATGGAACATACACTCAAAGGATCTTTAGTTTAAAGTAG